GAAGATCGTTATAAAGGGTTATATTGATTATAAAACCACTACAGCAGCCTTCCTGCAGGCTCTTAGTGAAGAGTAGTTTTTCACACTGCTAGTCATGCTCAGCAAGGCTGCCTGCTACAGTATCATGGAGCCTGAGGCTGAATTCTCTTCATGTTGGAAATATTTTACATCGAGTTAATAATCGTGGAGAGAGCAAGGAGCTTACTAGCTTCACCTCATGCTTTTCCAGAGCATGTAAGACTGCCTGCTAGCTTCTGGCGATGGAGGCTCTGCTTCAAGAGCTGATGGGTAGGTGGATAAGGGCTAAGACCCTGCACTAAAATAATGATAGTGTAGGGTAAACGGGTTGAGGGTGAAGTGAGCAGTATCGTTGACTGCCTGCGCAGGCTGGGCTATGAGAGGTTAACAGAGCTTCAGAAGAAGGCGTTTAAAAGTATTGCTAGTGAAGGAAAGCATGTTTTAATTGTAGCACCAACTGGCAGCGGGAAGACTGAGGCAGCCATCCTCCCAGTTTTCTACAGGGTTAGAGCGGGTAGAGTAAAGCCTTTCGCAGCAATATATGTTACCCCGCTGAGAGCATTAAACAGGGATATTGAGAGGAGGATTAAGAGTATAGCTTCATGCTTTGAGCTAAGCGTGGCTGTCAGGCACGGTGACACCCCGGGGAAAGCACGCAGAAATCTCTACGTTAACCCCCCGCACGTATTGATCACTACGCCTGAATCATTCACCTACGTGCTGGTTAACGAGAAGCTGTGGCCCTACATGTCTAACGTGAAGTACTTGATTATAGATGAATTCCACGAGATGATTAGAAGCAAGCGGGGGCTGGCACTACTCACAATACTCTACCTGCTACGCGAGTACTATGGTTTCAAGCCTACTGTGATAGCTCTATCAGCAACACTCTCGAATCCCATGGAGGTTTCAAAGCTTATTCCAGTCGATGATATTGAAATCCTAGTAGATGACTCAGCTAAAGCCGTGGAGTTAAAGGTTGCTGTCCCCCGCGGGGGATCTAAGGGTATTCTAGGAGATGAGCGGCTTGAATCCAGGCTGCAGTATATTACTAGAACTGTTGAAGCTTACGGTAGCATCATAGTCTTCACGAACACGAGATCTCTAGCTGAGTCGCTGGGTTCAACGCTGAAAGCCTTCGTGGAGAAGCTTGGCTTAGACTTCGAGGTCGCCGTCCACCATGGTAGTCTCTCCAGAGCCCACAGGGAGAGAGTAGAAGAAGGATTCAAGGAGGGCAGGATTAAGCTTCTAGTAGCTACATCCAGCATGGAGCTCGGCATAGATGTAGGCCGCGTAAACTACGTTATCCAGTACCTCTCCCCTAGGCAGTCCTCACGTCTAATACAGCGTGTCGGTAGAAGCGGGCATAGGCTGGGGGGAGTTAGCCGTGGTACAGTAGTAAGCACGGGTAACACATTGCACCTTCTAGAGTCCCTAGTGCTAGCTAGAGAAGCCTTGAAGGGGAGGGTTGAGAGAGAAGACATTACTCCAAAGCCCCTGGACGTCCTCGCATACGCTACCGCAGTGCTCACAGTGTTAAACCGCAGCGGGGTGAGTAAAGAGGATTTATTCGAGAGACTGAAGAAGTACACGCTCTATAGTAGCTTAAACCGGGATGAATACGATAGGCTTGTAGAGTACTTGAAGTACACGCGTGTAGTTAGAGAGGACAGCGGTATCCTAAAGCAGACTCGAAGAACAAGGCTTTACATCTACGAGACAACCATGATTCCATCAACAAGAGATCTAGTGGTTGTAGAAGCCTCCACGGGGAGGAGGATAGGCTCGCTGAACGAGGAGTATGTTGTATTAAATCTTAAACCAGACGACATAGTTGTTCTTGCCGGGGAGTCCTGGAGGATCATAGGTGTGGATGAAGATGAGGGTAGAGTGTACGTTGAGAGAGCAGCAGTAGACTACAGTGAAGCTGTAATACCCC
This window of the Desulfurococcus sp. genome carries:
- a CDS encoding DEAD/DEAH box helicase, whose translation is MSSIVDCLRRLGYERLTELQKKAFKSIASEGKHVLIVAPTGSGKTEAAILPVFYRVRAGRVKPFAAIYVTPLRALNRDIERRIKSIASCFELSVAVRHGDTPGKARRNLYVNPPHVLITTPESFTYVLVNEKLWPYMSNVKYLIIDEFHEMIRSKRGLALLTILYLLREYYGFKPTVIALSATLSNPMEVSKLIPVDDIEILVDDSAKAVELKVAVPRGGSKGILGDERLESRLQYITRTVEAYGSIIVFTNTRSLAESLGSTLKAFVEKLGLDFEVAVHHGSLSRAHRERVEEGFKEGRIKLLVATSSMELGIDVGRVNYVIQYLSPRQSSRLIQRVGRSGHRLGGVSRGTVVSTGNTLHLLESLVLAREALKGRVEREDITPKPLDVLAYATAVLTVLNRSGVSKEDLFERLKKYTLYSSLNRDEYDRLVEYLKYTRVVREDSGILKQTRRTRLYIYETTMIPSTRDLVVVEASTGRRIGSLNEEYVVLNLKPDDIVVLAGESWRIIGVDEDEGRVYVERAAVDYSEAVIPHWEGESIPVEASTARMVGEVVDYIRENGRLPEDLEKLLETPVEIPLDAVRELSGAFEIYVDYVEDFNMVFININWGSKVNSFIRDLLILVLKQKYPLAGFEAYSSPYAIILRIKGYTPPLEILKVIEDTLRRIGEYTADPGMLKRVAREGQLFYWRVYQTAQRFSAVKPGETRVTKAMLEALGETVIGDEALKEVLVRDYDLESTLKLASMISTGEVSIKRRLYKQISKHHVEILGYIELPVKREIAALDRSQYLERLLERELTLVCLNCGYVKQGKVRELMEMNSYSCPRCHRATLTVVKGEGEEERILVDKLKRGEKLKAHEQRLREDLARRAIILFKFGRQALLAFAGRGVGTDEAVRILNNVSRGMDIVSEVYEREKEFLRVKKYIEKSSRV